The following proteins come from a genomic window of Paenibacillus swuensis:
- a CDS encoding S8 family peptidase, translated as MVDDSKDKPDSNKPDKNKPGKGKPKPPKYKPPKFDKLTRWLPDGEIPVIYDPDRDKDKGYVTDKDREAKKLQDKEAADRTGKDAREVSNAPSVVPFANEVPLGIYQIDAPDYWNIGYFGFGSVIAVLDTGCDVNHPDLQGRIIGTLNFTTEGNSQTDVRDFNGHGTHVAGTIAANLNGIGVAGAAPATRLLIIKVLDGQGNGNSDVLTYAINIAVGWTGPNGERVRVINMSLGSPVNYPPLQNAIINAKGSGVLLVAAAGNNGDGNANTNEIAYPGYYPEVLEVGAYDPNTGVATFSNSNPQMDLIAPGVNVLSTFPGGSYAYISGTSMAAPHVSGGAAILIGVLEAGLGRAVTEPELYSELKRRTVSLGLSPNAQGNGLLRLFR; from the coding sequence ATGGTTGATGATTCAAAGGACAAGCCGGATTCGAACAAACCGGATAAGAATAAACCCGGTAAGGGGAAACCGAAGCCGCCAAAGTACAAGCCGCCGAAGTTTGATAAATTGACGCGTTGGTTGCCGGATGGTGAAATCCCTGTCATATATGACCCGGATCGGGATAAGGACAAAGGATATGTCACAGATAAAGACAGAGAAGCGAAAAAGCTACAGGATAAAGAGGCCGCGGACCGCACCGGGAAAGATGCGAGAGAGGTCAGCAACGCTCCGTCGGTGGTTCCTTTCGCGAATGAAGTGCCGCTCGGCATTTATCAGATTGACGCTCCCGATTATTGGAATATCGGATACTTCGGGTTCGGCTCCGTTATAGCGGTGCTGGATACCGGATGCGACGTCAACCATCCGGACTTGCAAGGACGCATCATCGGCACGTTGAATTTCACGACGGAAGGGAACAGCCAAACGGATGTCAGAGATTTCAACGGTCACGGCACCCATGTGGCCGGCACGATCGCGGCCAACCTAAACGGCATCGGCGTGGCCGGAGCCGCTCCCGCTACCCGGCTGCTCATCATTAAAGTGTTGGACGGGCAGGGGAACGGAAACTCGGATGTGTTAACCTACGCGATCAACATCGCTGTAGGGTGGACGGGACCGAACGGAGAGCGTGTGCGTGTAATCAACATGTCGCTCGGCTCTCCCGTGAACTACCCTCCGCTGCAGAACGCCATCATTAACGCCAAGGGTTCCGGCGTCCTGTTGGTGGCGGCAGCGGGGAACAACGGCGACGGAAATGCCAACACGAATGAAATTGCGTATCCGGGATATTATCCGGAGGTGTTGGAAGTGGGCGCTTACGACCCGAATACAGGTGTGGCGACATTCTCCAATTCCAATCCGCAGATGGATCTGATCGCGCCGGGTGTCAATGTGCTGTCCACTTTTCCAGGAGGAAGCTACGCCTATATTTCCGGCACCAGTATGGCGGCTCCCCACGTTTCCGGAGGCGCCGCGATTCTGATCGGTGTTCTGGAAGCGGGTCTGGGCCGCGCCGTTACGGAACCGGAGCTATACAGCGAACTAAAGCGTCGTACCGTTTCTTTAGGGCTGTCGCCAAACGCGCAAGGGAACGGACTGCTTCGCTTGTTCCGTTGA
- a CDS encoding alpha/beta fold hydrolase — protein sequence MRKHPIRWSLLALLVVLVVAAAIYLNPYEPSAEAVRAMQSGEGVTVTNESKMIRFEPEKPNGTSIIYYPGALVKPASYATYARELAQDGYRTFIVKMPMNLAIIDADRADAVVEASKGETKRFIIGGHSLGGTMAARYAAKHPEIMKGVFFMASYPESKGDLAKVNMPVLSVTGSKDGVLNRDKYDTSKSLLPADAVFYEVEGGNHALFGSYGAQKGDQPASITPEEQLQSVTDMMLSWLSGLRP from the coding sequence ATGAGAAAACATCCAATTCGCTGGTCTTTACTTGCCCTTCTGGTTGTGCTGGTTGTGGCTGCGGCGATCTATCTAAATCCTTATGAACCGTCGGCAGAGGCGGTTCGCGCTATGCAGAGCGGTGAAGGGGTAACCGTGACAAATGAATCCAAGATGATTCGGTTTGAGCCGGAGAAACCGAACGGGACGTCTATCATTTACTACCCCGGCGCTCTGGTGAAACCCGCGAGTTACGCTACATACGCCAGGGAACTCGCGCAAGACGGTTACCGCACCTTCATTGTCAAGATGCCGATGAACTTGGCCATTATTGATGCGGACCGCGCAGATGCGGTCGTGGAGGCATCGAAAGGGGAGACGAAACGATTCATTATCGGCGGCCATTCCTTGGGCGGGACGATGGCGGCGCGCTACGCCGCCAAACACCCCGAGATCATGAAGGGGGTTTTCTTCATGGCTTCTTATCCGGAATCGAAGGGAGACTTGGCGAAGGTCAACATGCCCGTGTTATCCGTTACGGGAAGCAAAGACGGTGTACTCAACCGAGACAAATATGATACCAGCAAGAGCTTGCTTCCTGCAGACGCGGTGTTCTATGAAGTGGAAGGCGGCAATCATGCTTTGTTCGGCAGCTACGGCGCCCAGAAAGGCGATCAACCCGCTTCCATCACGCCTGAAGAACAATTGCAAAGCGTAACGGACATGATGCTTTCCTGGTTATCCGGTTTACGCCCCTGA
- a CDS encoding DUF6954 family protein: protein MKAIVYSVFIVLYALVSFFGLGPVLYADGSNQERLWTFLAVLGIYAVLTAMLILFRNKWTGRR, encoded by the coding sequence ATGAAAGCGATCGTTTATAGTGTTTTTATCGTTCTTTACGCATTGGTTTCGTTCTTTGGGTTAGGACCGGTCCTGTATGCGGACGGTTCGAATCAGGAACGGCTGTGGACCTTTCTTGCGGTGCTCGGAATCTACGCAGTATTAACGGCAATGCTGATTCTGTTCAGGAATAAATGGACAGGACGTCGATAA
- a CDS encoding TetR/AcrR family transcriptional regulator — protein MFSQSQQLKQKLSEGFEELVSESAVRQIIIHAIEVFSRKGYVGAKIKDIASSAGFSQGYVYTYFKSKEEIFTKIVELASEGAGQAVQYAAEMSGSPLERITWLTEAFLSPDSIAMQHWKLILIQTATSDAIPKEANRISKENMKKPFEHLIPLIIQGQKAGEIIEEDPLLLAITYFSFIQGLGIARMQTTGQIPFPSTEIVLRFMKKEK, from the coding sequence ATGTTTTCACAAAGTCAGCAATTAAAACAGAAACTATCCGAAGGATTCGAGGAATTAGTTTCAGAAAGTGCAGTAAGACAAATAATTATTCATGCAATTGAGGTATTTTCAAGGAAAGGGTATGTAGGAGCAAAAATTAAAGATATTGCCTCAAGTGCAGGATTCAGTCAAGGTTATGTTTATACATATTTCAAATCAAAAGAAGAGATTTTCACAAAAATAGTAGAGCTTGCCTCAGAAGGAGCAGGACAAGCAGTTCAATATGCTGCTGAAATGTCCGGATCACCTCTAGAAAGAATTACTTGGCTAACTGAAGCCTTTTTGTCCCCAGATAGCATTGCAATGCAGCATTGGAAATTAATTTTAATTCAGACGGCTACCTCGGATGCAATTCCTAAAGAAGCGAATCGAATATCAAAGGAAAATATGAAAAAACCATTTGAACACCTAATTCCATTAATCATACAGGGGCAAAAAGCTGGAGAAATTATCGAGGAAGATCCATTGTTATTAGCTATAACCTACTTTTCTTTCATTCAAGGTTTGGGAATTGCCAGAATGCAAACCACAGGGCAAATTCCTTTTCCTTCAACGGAAATAGTCTTGCGATTTATGAAAAAGGAAAAGTGA
- a CDS encoding alpha/beta fold hydrolase: MVKVFKNESGRTQVLSSYNRILEMWSIDFQEHDVKSKYGTTYCITSGSRGNPPLLLFHGVGDNSAVMWVLNIKELSRHFYCISVDTIGGPGKSIPNENYKKNSFNQTDWINEIVEHFNIENFNIAGVSNGAYMAYNYTTVNSERVNKVVCMEGGMVTKPIKTMIQTLLLMFPEILIPTHQNMLKIMKKLSSPNSDIFDKYPSIVEHLVLLMKNHNQQAMFVHKLEKYDKEKGAAIRNKLYFLIAEHRINIRKDFINILDSDGFRYKVIPNAGHGINHEQPDIINNEIIRFLKK; this comes from the coding sequence ATGGTAAAAGTGTTTAAGAATGAATCGGGTAGAACGCAAGTGCTGAGTTCATATAATCGGATCCTTGAAATGTGGTCGATAGATTTCCAAGAACATGATGTGAAAAGCAAGTATGGTACGACCTATTGTATTACTTCAGGAAGTAGGGGAAACCCTCCGCTTCTATTATTTCATGGGGTTGGAGATAACTCTGCGGTCATGTGGGTCTTAAATATTAAGGAATTATCCAGGCATTTTTACTGCATATCCGTTGATACTATTGGGGGTCCTGGAAAGAGTATTCCAAATGAGAATTACAAGAAGAACTCGTTTAACCAAACCGATTGGATTAATGAAATTGTGGAACATTTCAATATTGAAAACTTTAATATAGCGGGCGTATCCAATGGTGCATATATGGCATACAACTATACGACTGTTAATAGCGAAAGAGTTAATAAAGTAGTTTGTATGGAGGGAGGAATGGTTACTAAGCCAATTAAAACCATGATACAAACCCTACTTTTGATGTTTCCTGAAATACTGATTCCAACGCATCAAAACATGCTTAAAATTATGAAGAAACTAAGTTCGCCTAACTCCGATATTTTTGATAAATACCCCTCAATTGTGGAGCATCTAGTTCTCTTAATGAAAAATCATAATCAGCAAGCAATGTTTGTTCATAAACTCGAGAAATATGATAAAGAAAAAGGTGCAGCTATAAGAAACAAGCTTTATTTTCTAATAGCAGAACATAGAATTAATATTAGAAAAGATTTCATAAATATTCTGGATAGTGACGGATTCCGCTATAAAGTGATTCCTAACGCGGGGCATGGCATCAACCATGAACAGCCAGATATAATTAATAATGAAATTATTAGATTTTTGAAAAAGTAA
- a CDS encoding CapA family protein, with protein MKKHTMKFALTVTTILILLTATGSAVFGASAASTPVTMMFAGDILLDGYVGTQIKKFGIHYPWMKVAPSLRKADIAFANLETSVSVRGKPEANKMFTFRSEPKTLDGLKAAGVDGVSLANNHILDYGTQAMLDTMVHLDRRGIGRTGAGSSRDQAFKPYVKTVKGKKIAILGVSNVFSSSSWAAGAEKPGAASALTEEPLLSHVQKISSGSDFTVVYLHWNKEFQYTPEGYSRTLAKKLIDHGADLIVGAHSHTVMGGEFYKHKPIYYSLGNFIFNQSARGGPKTVLSMMLSVTVLDGKVTGRIIPAKIIGGQPRLMDAKFNAAMYAHFNKYSYNAKASATGIVTEKTSGK; from the coding sequence ATGAAGAAACATACAATGAAATTCGCACTTACGGTCACAACGATCTTGATATTATTGACGGCAACAGGTTCAGCCGTTTTCGGGGCAAGCGCGGCTTCAACGCCCGTTACAATGATGTTCGCGGGAGATATTCTGCTGGACGGCTATGTCGGCACGCAAATCAAGAAATTCGGTATCCATTATCCATGGATGAAAGTGGCGCCCTCCTTACGCAAAGCCGATATTGCATTCGCGAATTTGGAAACATCGGTTTCCGTACGCGGTAAACCCGAAGCGAATAAGATGTTCACGTTTCGCTCCGAGCCGAAAACGCTCGATGGCTTGAAAGCTGCCGGGGTCGACGGGGTAAGCTTGGCGAATAATCATATTCTGGATTATGGAACACAGGCTATGTTGGATACGATGGTCCATCTGGACCGCCGAGGAATCGGAAGGACCGGCGCGGGCAGCAGCAGGGATCAGGCCTTTAAGCCTTATGTCAAGACGGTGAAAGGCAAGAAAATAGCTATTCTAGGCGTCAGCAATGTGTTCAGCAGCAGCAGTTGGGCAGCAGGCGCCGAAAAGCCCGGGGCGGCCTCAGCCTTAACGGAAGAACCTCTGTTGTCCCACGTCCAAAAAATCTCCTCCGGCAGTGACTTCACGGTCGTTTATCTGCACTGGAACAAAGAGTTTCAATATACCCCTGAGGGGTATTCGCGCACGCTGGCCAAGAAGCTTATTGATCACGGTGCGGATCTGATCGTTGGCGCGCACAGCCATACGGTCATGGGCGGTGAATTTTACAAGCATAAGCCGATTTACTATTCCCTTGGGAATTTCATCTTTAATCAGTCCGCGAGAGGCGGCCCAAAAACGGTTCTCTCCATGATGCTGTCCGTCACCGTATTAGACGGTAAAGTTACAGGCCGGATTATCCCCGCCAAGATTATTGGCGGTCAGCCGAGATTAATGGACGCCAAGTTTAACGCGGCGATGTATGCTCACTTTAACAAGTACTCTTACAACGCCAAGGCTTCGGCCACAGGAATCGTTACCGAGAAAACTTCCGGTAAGTAA
- a CDS encoding TrkA C-terminal domain-containing protein, with amino-acid sequence MIFIGLYLAIILLVVEIAVVFMRMTGLNRDISRFQVISMLTATGFTTKESEMILRHPFRRRVAMFLILFGVFSLAVLISTLSALLSEQFGVKQAAWIAGGLTVILLTSKVPAIQDRLTRLVHVQLIEHYDLHEIAVKEALFLDKNDWFIEVPIPPDSRWIEKRWTEITDEETDIQLLFIKRGESNIRAVRLHTKLEEGDVLIVYGNRLKITGNFDHELKWKEKRIQEDSQRLL; translated from the coding sequence ATGATATTTATAGGCTTATACTTGGCCATTATATTGCTCGTTGTGGAAATTGCCGTCGTCTTCATGCGTATGACCGGCCTTAATCGGGATATCTCCCGCTTCCAGGTTATTTCCATGCTCACGGCTACCGGCTTCACGACGAAGGAATCCGAGATGATTCTGCGTCACCCGTTTCGGCGAAGAGTTGCGATGTTCCTGATTCTCTTCGGTGTGTTTTCCCTGGCCGTGCTGATTTCCACGCTCAGCGCCTTGCTTTCGGAGCAGTTCGGGGTTAAACAAGCTGCTTGGATTGCCGGAGGGTTGACTGTGATCCTGTTGACGTCGAAGGTACCGGCCATACAGGACAGACTCACCCGACTAGTGCACGTCCAGTTGATTGAACACTACGATTTGCATGAAATCGCGGTGAAAGAGGCTTTGTTCCTCGATAAGAACGACTGGTTCATAGAAGTGCCCATCCCGCCGGATTCGCGTTGGATTGAGAAACGTTGGACCGAAATTACGGATGAGGAGACTGACATTCAGCTCCTCTTTATTAAGCGTGGAGAGTCCAACATTCGGGCCGTGCGGCTGCACACCAAGCTAGAAGAAGGCGATGTGCTGATCGTTTACGGAAATCGCCTCAAGATCACCGGGAATTTCGATCATGAATTAAAGTGGAAAGAAAAGAGGATTCAAGAGGATTCACAGCGATTGCTTTGA
- a CDS encoding Abi family protein: MPIKPFKSTLDQHNLLITRGLTIKNKDFFIDYVNKNNYFNVINGIEDLLLVKPGDKVKNYDTASFDDFVRLHKFDKILTNHVTSILHDFETKLKTSISRHFTESYCRTPENTMQYTNKQNYIDLKTTLGDKYPLYHDQNRKVVDEFNDFFLFKPQFLYFLVKNNDFIDINIFSTPSNQYTPPAGCNLYEKDSRQIVVPLWVAIETFDFGTLQRFCHYSRKVVLEKVLKDFGLNYSDRDLFLNSLDIIRELRNKCAHFSLINRFSTASTFRILPILVNKLNMSPAQKIRTVTVNGGKKHTKHAAVLNLYDTLKVLGSYEKLSKLKKPLKKIIYSNNKNFKKNKYDLNVRLLERMGNNNYSDWKKLLS; encoded by the coding sequence GTGCCGATTAAGCCATTTAAATCTACACTGGATCAGCATAACCTGTTAATCACTAGGGGACTAACTATAAAAAACAAAGATTTCTTTATTGATTACGTTAATAAAAATAACTACTTTAATGTAATCAATGGAATTGAAGATTTGCTGCTTGTTAAACCAGGAGATAAGGTAAAAAATTATGATACTGCATCATTTGATGACTTCGTAAGATTGCACAAATTTGACAAAATTCTTACTAATCATGTTACTTCAATTTTACATGATTTCGAAACTAAATTAAAAACATCAATTTCACGACATTTTACTGAGTCCTATTGTAGGACACCAGAGAACACTATGCAGTACACAAATAAACAAAACTACATAGACTTAAAAACAACTTTAGGGGATAAATATCCCTTGTATCATGATCAAAACAGAAAAGTTGTAGATGAATTCAATGATTTCTTTTTATTCAAACCTCAATTTCTATATTTTCTGGTCAAAAACAATGATTTTATCGATATTAATATATTCTCCACTCCTTCTAATCAATACACACCACCAGCAGGTTGTAATCTGTATGAAAAGGATAGTAGACAAATTGTTGTCCCTCTTTGGGTAGCAATCGAAACATTTGATTTTGGCACACTTCAAAGATTTTGTCATTATTCAAGAAAAGTAGTATTAGAAAAAGTTTTAAAAGATTTTGGATTAAATTACTCAGATAGGGATTTATTCTTAAATTCTTTAGATATTATCAGAGAGTTACGTAACAAATGTGCTCATTTTTCTTTAATAAATCGATTTTCCACTGCATCTACATTTAGGATTTTGCCTATACTAGTAAATAAATTGAATATGTCTCCTGCTCAAAAAATCAGAACTGTAACAGTAAATGGAGGAAAAAAACATACTAAGCATGCCGCTGTATTAAATCTTTATGATACTTTAAAGGTACTAGGATCATACGAAAAGTTGTCTAAATTAAAAAAACCTTTGAAAAAAATTATCTATTCTAATAATAAAAACTTCAAAAAAAATAAATATGATCTAAATGTTCGTTTACTTGAAAGAATGGGTAATAACAATTACTCTGATTGGAAAAAATTACTTTCTTAA
- a CDS encoding glycosyltransferase family 2 protein — protein sequence MKEKKWTGGETGLISVITPTYNRPAVLAEMLESLVRQTYRNFEVIVVNDHGESVEKAVAAYPELDIVLLNLDVNVKHVRARNLALEKARGEFILLLDDDDLLLPGHMERMLEQLSEQDLVYSDVEIFDYRTDADGSRIPTSRLLFAYNDDPREMRTFSTFVASGCMYRRSLHEELGWFDTEVYNYWDWDFYLRASERFRTKRVPVASVLYCFSQSGDNLSNDLGQMRKLYLDRLTAKHGLGELPAKNFFVLLEEPAMKNREASTQVLWDGKGIRSRLSARTESN from the coding sequence ATGAAGGAGAAGAAATGGACGGGCGGCGAAACAGGATTGATTTCCGTCATTACGCCAACGTATAATCGTCCCGCTGTGCTGGCCGAAATGCTTGAATCATTAGTTAGGCAAACGTATCGCAACTTTGAAGTCATTGTAGTGAACGATCATGGCGAATCGGTTGAGAAGGCCGTTGCCGCCTATCCGGAGCTGGATATCGTATTGTTAAACCTCGATGTTAACGTTAAACATGTTCGTGCGAGAAATCTGGCCCTGGAGAAGGCAAGAGGCGAGTTTATTCTGTTGCTGGACGATGACGATTTATTGCTGCCCGGACATATGGAACGGATGTTAGAACAGCTCTCGGAACAGGATCTGGTTTACTCCGATGTGGAAATATTCGACTATAGGACGGATGCCGACGGCAGCCGGATTCCGACCAGCCGCTTGCTGTTTGCTTATAATGATGATCCTCGGGAAATGCGCACATTTTCGACTTTTGTCGCTTCAGGCTGTATGTACCGCCGAAGCTTACACGAGGAATTGGGATGGTTTGATACGGAAGTTTATAATTACTGGGACTGGGATTTCTATCTGCGAGCCTCTGAGCGTTTTCGGACGAAGCGTGTGCCGGTAGCAAGCGTTCTGTACTGCTTCTCGCAGAGCGGAGATAACCTTTCCAACGATTTGGGCCAAATGCGCAAGCTGTATTTGGACCGGTTAACTGCGAAACACGGATTGGGCGAATTGCCCGCCAAAAATTTCTTTGTCCTGCTTGAAGAACCCGCGATGAAGAATCGAGAGGCATCCACGCAAGTGTTGTGGGACGGCAAGGGCATTCGTTCCCGGTTGTCGGCACGAACCGAATCCAACTAA
- a CDS encoding MFS transporter, with translation MKMKKFIWAGCLAYLLIGLAHVIVGSVLEDLLHHYGKVYSDGGVLIFLQFSGFLLGVLSGPWWSRRLGRRGTIILALACLSAAQVLYSFLPDWSLLLVAAPFAGYGFGMVEAIIGAIVIEFAKSGAVAMTRLEVFFGLGAMLMPAVASILIGLDLWRLSFPLIAGISVLCLLLFSFMSFGQTDALLAKPMLGGEELTENQPSSYGGSKKWVLFILAAFFLLYVGIEMSFVNFLPSILIDKLNVSTATGAAAVSFFWASMSVGRLFAGSVAERSGYARYLGVSSFGAVAVFILFYLADGFTVSFFMILLMGLLMSGIFAIGLIFANQVLPGNTERTTSLLIASGGIGGAILPLFTGYAMDRFTSGVSVVVLASLMGLMALLLVAAVKASTRRTLSVEKF, from the coding sequence ATGAAAATGAAGAAATTTATATGGGCCGGATGTCTGGCTTATTTGTTAATTGGTTTAGCGCACGTCATTGTCGGATCGGTGCTGGAGGATTTACTGCATCATTACGGCAAAGTGTATTCAGACGGCGGCGTGCTTATTTTTCTGCAATTCAGCGGTTTTCTGCTGGGCGTACTGAGCGGACCATGGTGGTCCAGAAGGCTGGGACGAAGAGGTACCATCATCTTAGCATTGGCATGTCTTTCCGCGGCCCAGGTGCTGTACAGCTTCCTGCCGGACTGGTCGCTGTTGTTGGTTGCGGCTCCGTTCGCAGGATACGGATTCGGTATGGTGGAAGCGATCATTGGCGCGATTGTTATTGAGTTCGCCAAGAGCGGCGCGGTGGCCATGACCCGTCTTGAAGTGTTCTTCGGTTTGGGAGCCATGTTGATGCCTGCGGTTGCCAGTATCTTGATTGGCTTGGATCTGTGGAGGCTGAGTTTCCCTTTAATTGCGGGTATTTCTGTCTTATGTCTGCTGCTGTTCAGCTTCATGTCCTTCGGGCAAACCGACGCATTACTGGCGAAGCCGATGCTGGGCGGAGAGGAACTGACAGAGAATCAACCCTCATCTTATGGCGGCTCCAAAAAATGGGTGCTGTTCATTCTGGCGGCTTTCTTCCTGCTGTACGTCGGCATTGAGATGAGCTTTGTTAACTTTTTGCCATCCATCCTGATTGATAAATTGAATGTAAGTACGGCTACAGGAGCGGCAGCGGTGTCATTCTTCTGGGCCAGCATGTCTGTCGGCCGTTTATTTGCGGGTTCCGTAGCCGAACGAAGCGGTTATGCGCGGTATTTGGGGGTCAGCTCGTTTGGCGCCGTGGCGGTCTTTATTCTATTTTATCTTGCGGACGGATTTACAGTTAGCTTCTTTATGATTCTGCTCATGGGATTGTTAATGTCGGGCATATTTGCGATCGGGTTAATTTTTGCAAATCAAGTATTGCCTGGAAACACCGAACGCACCACTTCCCTCTTAATCGCCTCGGGCGGAATCGGCGGGGCCATTCTTCCGTTATTCACGGGTTACGCGATGGACCGTTTCACGTCAGGCGTGTCTGTTGTAGTTCTGGCAAGTCTGATGGGGCTAATGGCGCTGCTGCTGGTTGCGGCCGTCAAAGCCTCTACGCGTCGCACCTTGTCCGTTGAGAAATTCTGA
- a CDS encoding undecaprenyl-diphosphate phosphatase, producing the protein MNIWELIVAFLLGLVEGLTEFAPVSSTGHMIIVDDMLLHSKELFSEPVANTFKVVIQLGSILAVLLVFKDRFMNLLGLSRKVPVEAAPPEQAEPGTIPSASSLTPNHRLKLTHVLVGLIPAGVLGFLFEDYIDEYLFSVRTVIFGLIIGALLMIAADKLRPKTTTDTVDGMTYKQALGMGLFQCVGLWPGFSRSGSTISGGVLLGMGHRAASDFTFIMAVPVMLGASTLSMIKNWEYFTVDALPFFIVGFISAFIFALISIRFFLKLINRIKLIPFAIYRIILAILIYALYL; encoded by the coding sequence ATGAATATTTGGGAATTGATCGTTGCCTTTTTGCTGGGACTCGTTGAAGGACTGACTGAATTCGCGCCCGTATCTTCTACGGGACACATGATTATCGTGGATGACATGTTGCTGCATTCCAAAGAACTGTTTTCGGAACCGGTGGCGAACACGTTTAAAGTGGTCATTCAGCTAGGCTCCATTCTGGCTGTATTATTGGTATTCAAAGACAGGTTCATGAACCTGTTAGGCCTCAGCCGTAAAGTTCCGGTTGAAGCGGCCCCTCCGGAACAGGCGGAGCCGGGGACCATTCCTTCGGCAAGCTCGTTAACACCGAACCATCGGTTGAAGCTTACTCACGTTCTGGTTGGGTTAATACCCGCGGGTGTGCTTGGTTTTCTGTTCGAAGATTATATTGATGAATACCTGTTCTCGGTAAGAACAGTTATATTCGGACTAATTATCGGAGCGCTGCTGATGATTGCGGCAGACAAACTTCGTCCTAAGACGACAACGGATACGGTCGACGGCATGACTTACAAGCAAGCCTTAGGTATGGGGCTGTTTCAATGTGTAGGCTTATGGCCGGGCTTCTCGCGTTCCGGGTCCACGATCTCCGGTGGGGTATTGCTTGGAATGGGTCACAGAGCGGCGTCCGACTTTACTTTCATTATGGCGGTGCCGGTCATGCTGGGTGCCAGTACCCTGTCGATGATCAAGAACTGGGAATATTTCACGGTCGATGCGTTGCCGTTTTTTATTGTAGGCTTTATCAGCGCGTTTATCTTCGCGTTGATTTCCATAAGGTTTTTCCTGAAGCTGATTAACCGGATTAAACTCATTCCGTTCGCTATCTATCGCATCATCCTGGCCATCCTAATTTACGCGTTGTACCTGTAA
- the rlmH gene encoding 23S rRNA (pseudouridine(1915)-N(3))-methyltransferase RlmH: MLIQIVAVGKLKEKYLVQGIAEYAKRLGPYVKLVLTEVPDEKAPETMSPAEEAQVKAREGERILAQIKSEAHVVALAIEGQMWSSEELAGQLDKLGTYGTSHICFVIGGSNGLADGVLRRAQAKLSFGRMTLPHQLMRLVLVEQVYRAVKINRGEPYHK; the protein is encoded by the coding sequence ATGTTGATCCAGATTGTAGCGGTGGGCAAGTTGAAGGAGAAGTATCTGGTGCAGGGCATTGCGGAGTATGCCAAGCGGCTGGGGCCGTACGTCAAGCTGGTGCTGACGGAAGTGCCCGATGAGAAAGCGCCGGAGACGATGAGTCCGGCGGAGGAGGCGCAAGTGAAGGCGCGCGAGGGCGAGCGCATTCTTGCGCAAATCAAGAGCGAGGCGCACGTCGTCGCGCTCGCGATTGAGGGGCAGATGTGGTCCTCGGAGGAATTGGCTGGCCAGCTGGATAAGCTGGGTACCTATGGGACGAGTCACATCTGCTTTGTCATCGGCGGATCCAATGGACTCGCCGATGGGGTGTTGCGCCGGGCTCAAGCGAAGCTGAGCTTCGGGCGCATGACCTTGCCGCACCAGCTGATGCGGCTGGTGCTGGTGGAGCAGGTTTATCGCGCAGTGAAGATAAACCGGGGGGAGCCGTATCACAAGTAG
- a CDS encoding MgtC/SapB family protein — translation MEYDFIVKLTFALIVGMLIGIDRQLKHKPLGLKTCMILCIASCLVTIVSIDSMKYLHSVSITNNDPMRLAAQIVSGVGFLGAGVILRRGHDVISGLTSAAMIWSASGLGIAIGAGFYAEAFYTVCLLIFAVNVLPWSLRNVGFMRLNQRDIFVKITLEPNMQLSDIILHINGHEGLGVIKTLKVKDLESGIQQMELTLSSPHVRFATDIYYAIKKMNHVRDVEVEHL, via the coding sequence ATGGAATATGATTTCATCGTTAAACTGACATTCGCGCTGATTGTAGGGATGCTGATCGGAATCGACAGGCAGCTAAAACATAAGCCGCTCGGGCTAAAAACCTGTATGATATTGTGCATTGCCAGCTGTCTGGTCACCATTGTATCCATTGATTCGATGAAGTATTTGCACTCCGTCAGCATTACCAATAATGATCCGATGCGTCTTGCCGCCCAGATTGTATCCGGCGTAGGCTTTCTCGGGGCGGGCGTGATCCTCCGCAGAGGTCATGATGTTATCAGCGGTTTAACCTCCGCCGCCATGATCTGGTCCGCTTCCGGACTCGGTATCGCCATCGGAGCCGGTTTCTACGCGGAAGCGTTCTATACGGTGTGCCTGCTTATTTTTGCTGTGAATGTATTGCCATGGTCCCTTCGGAACGTCGGGTTTATGCGGTTAAACCAGAGAGATATCTTTGTGAAAATTACGCTGGAGCCCAATATGCAGTTGTCGGATATTATTTTGCACATTAACGGTCATGAGGGGTTGGGGGTTATTAAGACGCTTAAAGTCAAGGATCTGGAATCGGGAATTCAGCAAATGGAGCTTACTCTTTCCTCTCCTCACGTGCGGTTTGCGACAGATATTTATTATGCGATCAAAAAAATGAATCATGTTCGGGATGTGGAAGTCGAGCACTTATAA